A window of Amaranthus tricolor cultivar Red isolate AtriRed21 chromosome 8, ASM2621246v1, whole genome shotgun sequence genomic DNA:
TAAGTCATGACTTTTATTGACTTAAAATACCATTGATAGATAGATTTTGCTTTTGTAACACATGAATGACAAATAAATTAGTTCATCACACATGCAGAGATAAATAATCAACTtatcatatataaatattttttaaaatacgaTCTTTACATGTTCATATTGACAAATATGTAAGCAAAAGATATTAgacttaaattcaaaataagtagCTGAGCAATTTATTTCATTTGCActaattaatttcttttcaGCTACTGAAAAAGACTATTTCCTAAATTATCACATGAAATcttttttactttattaataAACTCACATGATATGTAGTAAGacatatgattttttttgggTATATCCATCTAAGTGACGAGTAATGAGTGATGAGTCACATGAATAATAACGAAAGATAAAAGCAAGAGTCACTTATGATAGCAATTAGGACTAACAAGTAAACATGATCTTTAATAGAAAAGCTAGATCATTACCATTATGAGCCATCATTAAAACATACTTAGAGTTATTCATTCAGGTTATTGGATTGATTTTAGATTATatatttcgggtcggtttaaaaGCAGATTTTGTATcaatattgatttttaaatgATTATAAATTCATTTTCGAAATCGAATCGAATCGAGTTCGATTATAAGATCAGGTAAATATCGTATTATCGATCCGTTTTGACTAACTCTAATACTAGTAATAGTATAGTTATGTTTTCACAGTAAGGAATGCTAAGAAATATGATGAATCCTGGTGTAGCCTTCGACCTTTCACAAATATAAAGAAGTAGAATCATGCAGTCCATTAGTATGACCATGACCATGACCATGACCATGACCATGACGATATCaaggattattattatcaccCCTCAAATACAACCATATTTGATCCATTAGTCATTCATTAGAGATGATTACTCAATTTTAAATTCAGGGgacatgaaaataaaattgtacaaACTACAAAACTGACCTAATTAATAGAAACGGAAATAACTCGACTTgactttataatttatttataaaattagattaaattaattaagataTTATAAAAACCTGATATTAACgtgatttaaaatattttatatgaaaaatCCGTGCAATCAACTAAATATACACCTATAATAGGAGTATAGGACTTTcatctcaaaaaaaatatttgggtAAAAGAACTTATAAGAGCTATCCTAATGgtgagaaaattttgtttgagtgaaaatttttttaagtgaaAATGCAATCCACtaatgaatattaaaaaaaaacactccAATGTTTCTTAAAAAAAGAACTCAAAGGGGAAACTTTTGAAATTTCCTCACGGTGGACCCCaccattaatttaaaaatatacccattttctttttatattttacacccaatttttgaattttaaacttaacaaaaaaattaaattataccaacatttataaaaaaaaacattctctATAAAATAGACGcccattttctaatttttgacACACTTTAAAAATTgtctttaaattaaaaattgtctTTTCTCGCTATACATTACTAGTTTATTTtgctatttttgatttttttttgttgtattaGTATTTTgagttaataatattttatgaattattttttttcttaaatagttttggataaagagagaaaataaaacgggataaaatataaagtaagagAAAGCGGtggggatttttttttttttataaatgcaAATATTAATGCAATATTAGTAAAAATTTTCACATAACATATGACGTGGATGAAAAAGAAATTATAGATTGGTTAgcaaatttgttttttaaaccATTGAAATGAAAGTGCTCTAATGGTGATAAGTTTCACCAAATTTCCACTTTTAGATCCCTATTTTTACCTCAATCCCATAATTAGAAAGCTATAACAAGAAGAAAAGTGTAGTTCTTTAATGGGGGTTGATTCCCTCCAGCTGTTAAACAACCAGTGCTTAAGAGGCGAAGAACGTGCCTTCTTCAGTGCTCTCATGCTCTGTTCTAACATTCTTTTATTTGCAATCTTTCTCACCTTCTCCCTTTATCATTTACCCTTCATTTCTCTAagaattgtttatttttctcaaatttacCAAGATTCTTGCTAGTCTTTCAGGAAATTCTTTTATGGGTTGAtgctatttattaatttattccaGCTATTAAGGAACAAAATGCCAATCTATGTGATTATCTATTATGGGTATTCCTGATTTTCCCTCAGAAATCTTGATTTCAGTCAATCattcaataaaatattcaaatttttattaaataattcgGTGCCTTTTGTTTTTGTATAAATACTTGGTTTTTTTCTGCACTGTTGAAGACTATTTACCCATTTCAAGAGGTACGTAAGCTTACtatgattaaattttttattgttaattttagactaatttagtattattatttttatgaaatataGATCTATCTGTGTGTATTTTGAACTGGGTTTTTTGGGCAATGCCTGGAAATATATGTTAATACCTAGTGTAATTATCATTGATGCTGGAATATATGATCTTTTGATTAAGTAAGATTATTATTTATGTCATTGTTAATAATGATTTAGGGTGGGATTTATGATAGAAATTTATAGTTGTAACTGGATGAAGAAATTGATCTTTTAGCAATGTTTAATGAGGATTTTGTTGTGAAATATCCAGACTGAAAATCGATATCAACATCGAGCAAGATGAGAGGAGCTGTATTTGCAGCAATTGCTGCTACCATGGGTAATTTGTTGCAAGGGTGGGATAATGCCACAATTGcaggtatttttttttagttctttttgTGCATCTTCTTTTGGGTATTTTCCTGATTTGTCATTCTTAGATCTTAAAATTTGATAGTGCTTCTTAAAATAGTAAGTCTCAAAGATTGATCTTGTGTATTTTAATGTAGGAGCTGTTATATACATCAAAAGGGAATTCGACCTCGAATCACAACCAACCTTGGAGGGTTTAATTGTGGCTATGTCACTCATTGGGGCCACGGTTATCACGACCTTCTCAGGCCCCGTTTCTGATTCAGTTGGGCGCCGGCCTATGCTTATAGTATCATCATTACTATACTTCCTTGGTGGGCTTGTTATGCTATGGTCTCCCAATGTTTATGTCTTGCTCATGGGAAGGCTGTTGGATGGGTTTGGAGTTGGTCTAGCAGTTACTCTTGTGCCAGTCTACATTTCGGAGACTGCACCTCCGGAGATTAGAGGACAGTTGAATACCCTCCCACAGTTCACTGGATCGGGAGGGATGTTCTTGTCTTATTGTATGGTATTTGGGATGTCTTTGATGGAAGCACCTAGATGGAGATTGATGCTCGGTGTTCTTTCGATCCCATCTCTTTTGTATCTTGCGTTGATGGTGTTTTATTTGCCCGAGTCTCCTAGGTGGCTCGTCAGCAAAGGGAAGATGAATGAGGCGAAGAAAGTCTTACAACGATTACGTGCCAGGGAAGATGTCAATGGTTAGTGGCTGTATTTTGATACACCTGATGTTGGTTTCTTTTTATGAGCGGTCTAAGCTTTTCTCTAAATCTTCAACTTGCTATTTGCCCATTAATATATGAACTTTGCTGATAATTGTGTTAGTCTGTGATCTGAAGACTACAAATACTTCGAAGTTTGCATATTGACATGGTTGTGTTCTTTGTTGTTACCTTTAATCCAAGATCATTGAAAGTAAGGAATCCTATTCTAAAGTATTAACGGTAATTATCTTTTTTTGTAGTTTATCAGGTTCTAAAATGTCTTTATAAGCTTactttaaatatatgttttagaATATTTGAATTACTATgagaaaatgattttttttaagttaataatttatattgtgACGTCCATACGAGTTTTGATATAGCGAGGTGCCGCATCCGCGACATTGTGGCCGTTACTGCATCGGGGCGACATCCGTGATTTTTTTCTATGGATAGTTCTTCTAACAAGTCCCATGCTAGTTTGTGTACATCATCAGAATGTAAGCTTGATAAATTCTTAAAAGTGAAATGTATGCGCTCGTTTTTGAAGTGTTTGATGCTAACGCACATTTATTAAGGGTGTGTTTGAATGGAAGAAAGTGGAGgtaaaggaaggggagggattTGAAGGGAGAAAGAATCTCTTGTTTGGATAGCGAAATGAAAGAGAAGGGATTTGGAAGGGATAGAATTAGAAGGATTTGATGAATACTTTTTGTTAAGTTTTCAATGTCTTCAAAGTTGTAAagatttgaaggaaaaattcCTATTTCCCTTCCATTCCCTCCTACATAAATAAGAACTATTTCCCTTCTATATCTCTTCCCTCCCTTCTCCTTCCCTCCCTTCCTTTCTCTTCAAaatgttatccaaacatagtgcaaGTGTTGTATGCTCGAATTCCTTTGTGTTCagtgtattttaaaattttcataatttataggAAGTACTTGGTAATGATTTATTTTCCAAGTTTTTACCTATTGATCTTTACTCTGTTGTGTTGCAGGTGAAATGGCATTGTTAGTAGAAGGACTTGGAACTGGAGAAAATACATCCATTGAAGAGTACCTGATTGGCCCGTCAAATGATGAGGAAGCCACTGCCGACAAGGATCAAATCAAGCTATATAGTGCTGAGCAAGGCCAATCTTGGATTGCCAAACCTGTAAAAGGACAAAGCATGCTCGGCATGGCTTCTCGTTATGGAAGCATGGCCCAACAAGGAGGAGGAAGTATGGCAAACATGATGGACCCTCTTGTTACTTTGTTTGGGAGTGTACACGAGAAGTTGCCCCAGTCAGGGAGCATGAGGAGTGCAATATTCCCCAACTTTGGGAGCATGTTTAACGCTGCTGCCGATGAAAACGATAAACATGAAAATTGGGAGGATGAGAGCAGAGATGAAGACTCCTCATCTGATGTTGGTCGTGACGACTCCGATGATAATCTCAATAGTCCGCTACTTTCCCCTCATGCCCCTGGTGCAGTTCCTCCATCAAGTGGCAGCACATTGAACTTGAGACACCCTAGCAATCTGATGCAAAGTGGTGAATTACTCAATAGCACAGGTATCAATCAGGATGATTACAACTCCttaagtttaaatttattttatgcacAATGATGCAACATTTGTCCGTACATCCGTTTATATATATGGTGATATGGTCAGGAAAATTCCTTTTGCTAGTCCTAGAACTTTTCATTCTGTGGAGAAAATATGATAAATGACACAACTTAGGATGTGTTTGGTATGAGAAGTGGAAATGAAATGGAAAGGGAATGCTTAAAAGGGGTATTGGTATTGttaagaattattattattattattattattattattattattattattatcaaactcttcattttgcttcacatactcgtgtccgatccttgatgctcagacattggtatggcagttggacacttcatttgtaaaattgaatatttagatgtATCTGACGCTTGGTCACGTACTagtatccgacatcagtacccgagttcAAGTAACATAGGGTATCACTTATGAGAATGGGGAGAGAGCTGATGAGAAGGATGAGtttacatatttatttgtcatctCTCATTCATCGTTGTAACAAAGTAAAGGAATCACTTATGGAAATATGGAGAAGATTTGCTTGTCTTTTCTCCTCCAGAGaatttgtttgttgttttttgaCTGAAATGTAAGAATATACAACTTTTTACCGGGCTGAAATAGTGCTTTTTTTTTTGCGGGAGAGTGGTGGTGGTGGTTTGACCTTTCTTCTATATGATTTTCTCTCCGAATCCATCAAAGGTGCTTTTCATTATCAATGAAATCCAACCAGAAAATGCGATTTCTTCTTTCAGGTATTGGCGGGGGTTGGCAGCTAGCGTACAAGAAAGCAACAGATGGAAAAGGTGAATTGCAAAGGGTTTATCTCCACCAAGAAGGCGGCATGGGGTCTATGCGTGGATCGATGCTTGGATCTGTCCTTTCACTGCCTCCATCCGAAATGCCTGAAGGTCAGTTAGTGCAGGCTGCTGGTCTTGTTAGCCAGTCCAACCTCAAAATCAAGGATTTCAAGGGAGAGTCTCCCTTCGAGGGTGGAAAAATACAACCTTCGTCAGCTGTTACTAAAGGGCCAAGCTGGAGGGAGCTTTTTGAACCAGGAGTTAAGCGTGCATTGGTTGTCGGGATGGGACTTCAGATACTTCAACAGGTAAACCAGGAGCTTTTTTGCGCATGTCCATTTAGATTCTTTCATTTTTCACCAGAGGATTAAGTTTCTGGTGTATCCCGACACAGTGACCGCTCTAGCTTTTATGGTCTGTTTAGtctaacaattttttttgtgatATAGTTCTCTGGAATCAATGGAGTTCTCTACTACACCCCTCAGATTCTTCAGCAAGCCGGAGTTGATGTTCTCCTATCAAATATGGGGATCGGTTCAGACTCTGCTTCTCTCCTTATAAGCGGGTTAACCACACTGTTGATGCTTCCTAGCATAGGAATCGCAATGAGGTTGATGGATATCTCCGGCAGAAGGTAATAACTTGAATCTTTTCCCAATTATTTTGGAGTCTTGATTTGTCTACTGAATGAGGCGTATGTTCGTTTTTGTTATAGAATACAAGTTGTAAGACAAAAGCGAAGTTTCGTACatttctaaaaatatgtttcttgCTTTCGTTATGATGAATCCCTACCAACCCGCCTGAGTTTCTCTAAATCTGTTGCGCTTTGCAGGTTTCTTTTGCTAAATACACTTCCCGTCTTACTAGGATCACTGATCATACTAGTTCTTTCCAATGTGATTAACATGGGAACTGTCCTACACGCAACATTATCTACTGTCAGTGTTGTAGTCTACTTCTGCTGCTTTGTGATGGGTTTCGGTCCAATCCCCAACATTTTGTGCTCGGAAATCTTTCCTACTCGAGTTCGTGGGCTATGCATCGCCATATGCTCTCTCACATTCTGGTTTGGTGACATTATCGTCACATACTCTCTCCCGGCTTTGCTTTCCTCCATCGGTCTTGCAGGAGTGTTTGGCATCTATGCCATTGTGTGCTCCATCGCTTGGTTTTTTGTTTACTTCAAGGTACCCGAAACAAAGGGGATGCCCCTTGAAGTTATCAGCGAGTTCTTCAACGTGGGTGCCCGACAAGCTGAAGCTGAGAAAGATATGTAATTTAGTTGCTAATCTTTAGAATATTGATTTCATTCATTGACTCAAAAAGAAAGAGGAAATGAGCTTACAATATTTGAGATCTAGAAAGATGGGCTATTGTAGGGGGAGTATTCCTTCACTTTGCCCCCTCTCCAAAATGATTCTTGGCGGTTGGCTTTGGAGATTTTGATGTTTATTGATAAAACACATTATATGGAgttttaattctttttcaatATCAATTTTGTTTTAGTGCATTATATTTCTATGATTTATGTTTTTTAGTAAGTAAGACTCTTATTAAACCTCAATCCTTTAGAATACATACATGCAGGGTTGACGAAAAGTAGCGAAATCCTGCCAAAAAAATCTTTAAGACACGAAGGTCATCAAGTAGTCTACCTACCCTTTGAATGAATCTTTGCTTAGTTGGATCCTTGCTTAGCTAGATCCTTTTGTTAATTGAGAGGCGGTGTTTATTGCATCTAAGCCTATAAAACACACTTGTATGTTTGGATAAAATTTTaggaagaaaatgaaaagaaagaaagtttattggtttgttttctaataattttgatgtTGGAAGGATTTATTTGATGCAAAATGAGAAGAACTTCTCTAATCTAATTCCCTTTGCTTTATTTCattcttctctccttctctatTCAAATGAAAGAACTCAATTTTAgaaatgagacagtctcacaaTAAGACCATTTCTATTGAATTGATCCAATATacctaaactatttttatatattaaaaggaAATGCAAGAACTTCTCAATCGACTATCATCCTTTCAATTCTCTCCACGCTCTGATCTCCACCCCCATACCATTGCCTTCCTTGTCGTCGCTACCACCACCCACGCTACCTCATCCTCTCCCTTtgatttcattttcaaattaaCACCATTAAATATAAACATGAATATAGTAGAATATACTCAATTCctaaatgattttaaaatcacCAATTGAAATGAACATTgatgaaataaatcaaaatatacattgagataaaaaaaacatatatctTGCAAAGTCTCAATTCGTCAGACCGACCACTAGTCATTAGAGAAAAATTGGCAAATAAAATGAGGTTAACACTATCTTTATAATGGGGTTATGGTGGACCAAAGATGAGGGAGTGGGAAGGATTAGGTTGTGGGGGCCATTTGGCTTTGTTTTGTTGGACATTCAgagtataataaataattatagtaaGTTATAAAGCTTATTGCAAAGTACGAAGAAAATAGTAGGCCATAGTAACATAAAAATAGTGGGACAAAAGTGTAAAAGCTTAAGtcgaaaagaaagaaaacaaaacaaagagaaaagtgtcgAGTCGCTAGTAATAAGCAACGAATCGTCGCTTATTTTCTAAAAGGTGATGTTTCGAACGGAAACAAACACTAAATCGCTGCATGGAAAAGCCAACTCGTCTTGGCGATGAGTCGTCACTTTCTTCTAGAAAGCACGAGTTTGGGCTATTCTTTCTTTAATTGGCGGTTAAGGTTTAATTACCCTAATTACACCAATAACTTGTAACAACCAAACTTACTTATAGACTAAACAAGTGGAATTTTCATGGGTTTATATACCCAAAAGAAGACAAAAATCAATCGAGTTCCAATAAAGTCGAATCACAATCTCCAAATCATTAATCATGACAACTATACACAAAATCAACAGCTATACCAAAACATCAAACTCATACATGAAAATATAAAGTCCACAAATCTATATAAGCTACATTAATACCTAagtctacaaaaaaaattcttctACGCAGAGTATCTCAAAATCTAATCATAAAAGTCGTCTCTTCTTGCTCTCATCACCTTGAGTTCCCATCTTCCTGGTCGGTACCGAAACTACGAGCAATTTAAAAGAAGGAAACAACGGATAGTCAGATTAACTGAATAAGAAGaagcaattcaaaacaaaatgaaaCACGATAAATCAAATcgaaggtttaaaagcaacatcagtccTAGATCTTTGTGCGCACTAGGAGAATTAGATGAGCAAGTCCTATACCTTCGAAAATCGAAGACAAGGAGAGTCAGTCATGTGTTCTTGCGAAAAGGAGAGCTGAGGAAGGAGATTTAGATTGAGAGGGTGGAGACTTTCAAATGGTTTGAGAGGGAAGCCATTGTTATTGTTTTAGTTTTTGAAACTcatgaaattagggttttgaaaagTTTTTATCTGAGAAGATGACAAATAGTAACGTGAGAATGAGaaaacttttgattttttttgttgttttacttgttttgtcgttttttttcccttttttgtttttctttttttttctttttctttttgccaTATAAAAATGAGATTAATAAGTAAACTGAAATtaggtaataattaaaatgagaaaaagGAAGGAAgaactaaataattaaaagagagagATAATAGTAACCATAGACTTGGACCCAAATAAACTTAcattcttaatatttattttaaattctctaGTTCTAAAATATCGATTTCTTAAATGTTACATATATAACTTGTCACTACTTGACAAGACAGGGTGGTGGAATTCATGTGATCATGGGAATTATGTTCTAACTCCTATATAAAAAGATCAAGAGATTAGAAATTTACACAATTCTAATCATTCTTAGTGAAATTTCTGATCTTCTTGATCTTCATATTTTCTGTACAAGTTTTTAGAAGTAAAAGAACCTAGCTAATTCTTCTCAATTTATACCTTAGATTAATCTATATAATCTCTTGTCTTCACATTGTCTAAATATATATTCCTTATATTTAGATGCAAATCATTGTATATTAAAAGTGCATTCTAAGTTTAAGCCTAAGCACCTAATAAGCGGAATAAtgcttttataaaaattagatagTGTCTTGGTTTGGTATCAAGACTCCGAAGACAATATTGTCTCAAAGATCTTcatttaaagttaattttatttcaaGTTCTTCATTTCATTAATAGGTTTTGTTTAGTATATTTTGTTAAGGTTGTCAAGACTACTTATGGTCTTTGTTTTATGGTACTTGTAATCTCTTTAAGTTGTCCTATCAATACAAACATATAACAAGTTTTGGGTTTGGATTGTTCAAAGGGTGAATATGGAGGTGGATTCTTGGTGGACGGGAAAGGAGAAAGTGTGAGAGTCGGAAAGGTACATTGTTAAGTATTAAGCGGGATAAAAggtaatatataataaaaagagagaaagaatatatttttataatcaaaatgaATGATTTGTAATGTTAAATTACTCACGTTGTAAAAATTGTCTAGTCAGTTATGTATATCATGTGAATTTGAAGTAAGCATGTTCACTTTCATACCCTAACGGTTCATTTGGTAATCGatactaaatggtgggaatgagcatgatttgtagtgtaaattttccaTGTCATTTCCACGGTAATGAAAGttttatcataaaaaagtttttttcttcacaattttccataaccacctaataccacatgttcaaatggtaatgcattggaatgaattttgtgaagaaaatgagattgttgaaggagTATAACCATGATCATTGAACTTGTTAAGAGATATTCCTACCAAAAGTACactaattttccattaccattcccaccatttagtaccaattACCGAACGGGCTGTAAAAGTGATTACTTGTAATtctaaattgatcaattaatacaatcataaaattatcatttataaccATATAGAGGTGTCCAAACGGGTGTTCAAAATCTATTTGGGGGGGGGTAAAAATCAGTTTGGGTCGAATTCGAATCAGTTCTAAATCAGTTAATATTCTCACTCGGTTCACTTTCGGTTTAGTTAGAGTCATGTTCGgttcaaatattattaatttactaATCAAGTTGTGTTGATATCGATTTAGGGTTGGTTAAGTAGACATTGGTCATGAAACGAGTTCGATTAAGATTCAAGCAGGTTGATGTTAGGTTGAATCGGATATATGACGGGTTAGATTTGTTACGGATCAAGTGATCGTCGATATTGAGTTAACTTCAATTCGAAAAGAAATCGATTATCTATTAACTTTGATTTGGATGGAagcaattataattaataaaaatatttatttgggttaatttcaATACAATTGAATCTTGAGTTCAGGTTCTgttcaattaaatttattttactttatcaTACTATAAAAGCTAGTGTCATTCTCCTCATTAAAAATTCGTGAAACATAAATTTAGATTATAGGCAATGGTAAGTTTATTTATGTGTTAAAGGTTAGTTTCATCCAAATTAAATTGAAGTGAAaatttgttgcgattttaaaaacTTGCTAATATTTAGTGTTTGTCCAATGTTGATTCAAGTATTGTTGTTGAACTCTTGTTAAATTAACAGGTTGATCAATATACATGTTCGCTTTCCTTTGCCGGTCGATGATTGAGTTCGAATAACCAAATATCGAATCTTAATTGGTCATTTCGAGCAATTGATTGGATAGGTTGATATTTGGTTTGAGTTAACTTCAGTTACTGGTCACACTAGGCAAGTACCTCTCAAATGTCGAATTAATGTTGGTTCGATACGAGTTTGGATGTTatgaaaataaatcaatttgttTTCGATTTTGGTTAGCCTTTGATTCGAGATGTGTAAAGCTTTtctcttttctaattttttttatcttccttTCTATATCCAATAGTCCTATTCTTGTCTCCACTATAATCTCATCTTCC
This region includes:
- the LOC130820890 gene encoding monosaccharide-sensing protein 2-like, which encodes MRGAVFAAIAATMGNLLQGWDNATIAGAVIYIKREFDLESQPTLEGLIVAMSLIGATVITTFSGPVSDSVGRRPMLIVSSLLYFLGGLVMLWSPNVYVLLMGRLLDGFGVGLAVTLVPVYISETAPPEIRGQLNTLPQFTGSGGMFLSYCMVFGMSLMEAPRWRLMLGVLSIPSLLYLALMVFYLPESPRWLVSKGKMNEAKKVLQRLRAREDVNGEMALLVEGLGTGENTSIEEYLIGPSNDEEATADKDQIKLYSAEQGQSWIAKPVKGQSMLGMASRYGSMAQQGGGSMANMMDPLVTLFGSVHEKLPQSGSMRSAIFPNFGSMFNAAADENDKHENWEDESRDEDSSSDVGRDDSDDNLNSPLLSPHAPGAVPPSSGSTLNLRHPSNLMQSGELLNSTGIGGGWQLAYKKATDGKGELQRVYLHQEGGMGSMRGSMLGSVLSLPPSEMPEGQLVQAAGLVSQSNLKIKDFKGESPFEGGKIQPSSAVTKGPSWRELFEPGVKRALVVGMGLQILQQFSGINGVLYYTPQILQQAGVDVLLSNMGIGSDSASLLISGLTTLLMLPSIGIAMRLMDISGRRFLLLNTLPVLLGSLIILVLSNVINMGTVLHATLSTVSVVVYFCCFVMGFGPIPNILCSEIFPTRVRGLCIAICSLTFWFGDIIVTYSLPALLSSIGLAGVFGIYAIVCSIAWFFVYFKVPETKGMPLEVISEFFNVGARQAEAEKDM